The stretch of DNA CCGCCTCAATGACATCGCATTTGGCATCTCCATCGGAACGCGCCGACAATGTGGGTAATCGAAAGCCGAGCAGGACCGCGGGATTTTGGGTGCCGCGCGTGGTAATGTCGGTTCATGGAGATCGATGAGGACAAGATCGACGATGCCGTTTTGGCGCTGTTATGGCTTACGCTGCATAACGAGCGCTGGGCCTGGAAGGATTTTGACTGGGCGACGACGGATCGCTTGCATCAGAAAGGCCTGATCAGTGATCCGGTGAACAAGTCGAAGTCGCTGGTGCTGACGGACGAGGGTCTGCGCCGTTCGGAGGAGCTGTTTACGCGGCAGCCGGGATTGCCACCGCC from Rhizobium leguminosarum encodes:
- a CDS encoding DUF6429 family protein, yielding MEIDEDKIDDAVLALLWLTLHNERWAWKDFDWATTDRLHQKGLISDPVNKSKSLVLTDEGLRRSEELFTRQPGLPPP